One window from the genome of Magnolia sinica isolate HGM2019 chromosome 4, MsV1, whole genome shotgun sequence encodes:
- the LOC131243390 gene encoding protein FMP32, mitochondrial-like — MATSVSRRVAISMTRWSALRCNNGGSSLAVVDRVGLESSSSICFSGSGFRHHSRTDFRQISQLVKSNGKRAFLVDTLALVRRLEAQGIPSKQAEAITAAITEVLNDSLENSAQTFVSRSEMQKIEMTQDSNLSKFKSEVKASQEHHFSVLQRETEKLRTDIERMRSELRYEIDKVTAGQRLDLNLERGRIRDELANQNAETSNLTNKLDREIHSLRAQLEAAKYDVIKYCIGTLVSISAVGLAIIRILM, encoded by the exons ATGGCTACATCGGTTAGTAGACGGGTTGCGATTTCGATGACACGATGGTCGGCATTGCGATGTAACAATGGCGGGTCGTCGTTGGCTGTTGTGGACAGAGTCGGGCTCGAATCGTCTTCTTCCATCTGCTTTTCGGGTTCGGGTTTCCGGCATCACAGCAGAACCGACTTCCGGCAGATTTCTCAGCTTGTGAAATCCAACGGAAAGCGTGCGTTTCTCGTCGATACGTTAGCGCTG GTCAGAAGGTTAGAAGCACAAGGCATACCGTCCAAACAAGCCGAGGCTATAACTGCAGCCATTACTGAAGTTTTAAATGATAGCTTGGAAAATTCAGCTCAGACGTTTGTATCGAGATCGGAGATGCAGAAG ATTGAAATGACTCAAGACTCAAACCTCTCTAAGTTCAAATCTGAAGTAAAAGCCTCCCAG GAGCACCATTTTTCGGTGTTACAACGTGAGACTGAAAAACTCCGAACTGATATTGAAAGGATGCGCAGTGAGTTGAG GTATGAGATTGACAAAGTTACGGCCGGACAGCGTTTGGATCTAAACCTTGAAAGAGG GCGGATAAGGGACGAACTAGCCAATCAGAATGCAGAAACCTCCAACCTCACCAACAAGCTCGATAGG GAAATTCATTCGTTGCGGGCCCAACTGGAAGCAGCAAAGTATGACGTGATTAAATACTGCATAGGTACCCTTGTCTCCATCTCTGCCGTCGGTCTTGCTATAATCCGCATTCTAATGtaa